GTTAAAAGCCTTCCCAAAGCCGCCGTTGCTACAGGGCTTAAGCTATGGAGCCTTTGGGCTTGTCCCACCGTATTTTTCGTATATGCGAAAAACGCTCTTACGGAGCCGTTTCCTGCCGACATTCTAATGATATAGTCTTCCATTTTGTCCTCCTATCTTTTGCATACAAATACGGCCCTTTCGGAAAAATCCGTTAATGCTTCCCCGCTATATCCGCCGTAAATGTTTTTTATTTCAAAGGAAAGCGCTGTAAGCATTTGGGATAGCTCGTCTATACCATATGCTCTTTCGTAATGGGCCTCCTGAAACCGTTCAAAAAGACCTGTTTCTTCATCTTTTATAAAAAAGGTCATCATGTATTCGTTTATTTTTTCCTCTTCATCATAATAATTTTCCCATATATAGGCGGCATTATCCTCCGCAGCGGAAAAATTATGTTCTCCAAGGATATTTTTAAATTTATGCTCTGTATTGATGTCAAATATAAATGTTCCGCCGGGATTCAGATAATTCTTTACAAGACGTAAAACCGCCATAACCTCGGAAGGCTCCAAAAGATAATTCAGCCCGTCGGAAAGGCATAGAATACTGTCTACAGTACCGTAAAGCTCAAATTCCCGCATATCCTGCTGCAAATAAAGGATTTCAGGAGAATTATCCCGCTGCCTTGCTACAGAAAGCATTTCTTCCGAAATATCGATTCCCGTCATGTCATAGCCTTTTTTATGAAGAAGGGAGGTAATCTCTCCTGTTCCACAGCATAAATCAAGGATTAAAGAAGGCTTTGTGCCTTCTCTAATCCATATATTTTCTAAAAACGCAACTCTTAGCTCATTATCGTTTTCCATAAATAAATCATAAACTTTGGCAAATTTGCCGTAGGCTCTCATAGTTCCTCCTGTAGGGCGGTGTATGTTTCAAGGCCTATGGGAACGTTTGCCCCCATAGACCCCAATACTTATCGTAAATATCTTATTGAACCCCCATGGCCTTTTCACGTTTTTTAGACGCAAATATTTTGGGCTCTTTGGCTTCTTCGTAATGAATATCAAGCTCCATATTCCTTCTCGCGGCAGAAAGCATCAGTTTTATTCTGTTGAGCTGGTTTACTTCGCTTGCGCCGGGGTCGTAGTCTATAGCCACAATATTGGAAAGAGGATATTGACGCTTCAGCTCTTTTATAATGCCCTTTCCTGTTACGTGGTTCGGAAGGCAGGCAAAGGGCTGCATGCAGACGATATTATTTACGCCGGAATGAATAAGCTCAACCATTTCCGCCGTCAAGAACCAGCCTTCTCCCGTTTGGTTGCAAAGGGATACGATAGGTTCTGCCATTTCCCCAAGCCTTTCAACCGGAACCGGAGCTTTAAATCTTCTGGAACTGTCCAGTGCTTCTCTCATGGGCTTTCTAAGCCATTCGATAAGCTTTATCACTACAGCGGAAGTAAGGGTCTTAGATTTACTTGCGCCCAAATATTTTTCCTTATATTTGGCATTATAGAGGCTATACATGACAAAATCAAGTAAATCCGGCATAACGGCTTCGGCCCCTTCGCTTTCTATAAGGTTTACGGCATCGTTATTTGCCGTTGGATGGAATTTTACAAGGATTTCTCCCACAAGGCCTACCTTGGGCTTTTCTATATCAAGGATTGGAAGATTATCGAAATCTTCAACCATTGCCTTGCAGATTCTCTTATACTCTTTAAAGCTTCCTTTTTTAACGGCCCTTTTGCAGATTTGATTCCATTTATAGTAAAGAGCATCGGCGGAGCCTTTGTTCTTCTCATAAGGGCGAACCTTATACAATACCCGCATTAAAATATCGCCGTAAATAACCGCCTGCATGGCTCTTACTAAGAGTGACGGAGTGTATTGCATGCCCGGGTTCTGTTCAAGGCCCGACGCATTCAGGCTTATAACAGGTACATGAGAAAGATTTGCTTTCTCCAAGGCTCTTCTGATGAAGGCAATGTAATTGGTGGCCCTGCAGCCGCCCCCAGTCTGGCTGATTAATACGGAAACATTGTTGATATCATATTTTCCGCTGTTCAAGGCGTTTAAAAGCTGACCTACGACAATCAAAGACGGATAGCAGGCATCATTATTCACGTATTTAAGGCCGGTATCAACGCTTTCTTTATCGATGGCGGGCATCACCTCAAGATTATAGCCGCTGCTTACAAAGGCTTCCCTTAAAAGGTCAAAATGAATCGGTGACATTTGAGGGCAGAGAATGGTATGGTTTTTCTTCATTTCTTTGGTGAATACGATTCTTTCCGCCTTTGGCTTGGCAGGCTTAAGGCCTCTGTTCTGCCTTCTTCTTTCTTCAAGGGCTGCGAATAAGGAACGGATTCTTATTCTTGCGGAGCCTAAATTGGAAACCTCGTCTATTTTTAAAAGGGTATATATTTTTCCTGTTGCGGATAAGATGTCATGAACCTCATCTGTGGTTACGGCATCAAGGCCGCAGCCGAAGGAATTCAGCTGTACAAGCTCAAGGTTTTCTTTATCTCTTACATAGAAAGCCGCCGCATAAAGCCTCGAATGGTAGGCCCATTGGTCGATGACCCGCAAAGGCCTTTCCACATTGCCTAAATGGGCAACGCTGTCCTCTGTTAAAACCGCAACTTTATAGCTTGTAATAAGCTCCGGAATACCGTGGTTGATTTCAGGGTCCACATGATAGGGCCTTCCTGCAAGAACCACGCCTTTCATATTGTTTTCTTCAAGGTATTTTAAAGTTTCTTCGCCTTTTTTGCGAATGTCCTCACGGAAGCATTCCTGCTCGTTCCATGCTTTATGAAAGGCATTTTCTATAAGCTTTGTATCGATAAATGAAAATTCCTCGTTAAGCCTTTTAAAAAGATTTTCCCTGTCTCCGAAATTAAGGAAGGGGTTTGAGAATATAATATGCTTTTCCCGAAGGTCTTCCACGTTATTTTTGATGTTTTCAGGGTAGCTTGTAACAATAGGGCAGTTATAATGATTATTCGCCCCTTCCATTTCCTTCTTTTCATAAGCGATACAAGGGTAGAAAATAAATTTTACGCCCTTTTCTATTAAATCCATAATATGGCCGTGGGCAAGCTTTGCCGGATAGCACACGGATTCACTGGGAATGGATTCAATGCCCTTTTCATATATATTTCTGTCGGATTTACCGGATAATACGACTTTATATCCTAAATTTGTAAAGAACACATGCCAGAAGGGGTAGTTTTCATAGATATTCAAAACCCTCGGGATACCGACGGTTCCTCTTACGGCTTCTTCCTCTTTTAAAGATTCATAGGCAAAAAGCCTGTTATATTTATAGTCGAATAAATTCGGAATCCCTTCTGCCGCCTTGTCGTTTCCAAGGCCCTTTTCACAGCGGTTACCGGAGATGAACCGTCTCCCGCCGGAAAACTTATTGATGGTCAAAAGGCAGTTATTATTGCATCTTCTGCATCTTGCATGGCTTGCTTCAACTTCAAGGTTTTCAAGGCCGTGAAGGTCCAAAAGACCTGTTTCATAGCCTTCTTCATATCTTTCCCTTGCGATTACGGCAGCGCCGAAGGCGCCCATAAGCCCTGCAATATCCGGCCTTATGGCTTCCCTTTCGCTGATAAGCTCAAAGGCTCTTAAAACTGCCTCATTATAGAAGGTTCCCCCTTGAACCACAAGTTTTTTCCCCATTTGCTTGGGGTCTGTGATTTTAATAACCTTATGTAAAGCATTTTTTATAACAGAATAGGCAAGACCTGCGGAAATATCCGAAACCTCCGCCCCTTCCTTCTGAGCCTGCTTTACTCTTGAGTTCATGAAAACCGTACATCTGGAGCCTAAATCGATAGGTTTTTCCCCTACTAAGGCTATTTTTGCAAAATCCTTTGTTTCCATGCCAAGGCCCTTTGCAAAGGTTTCTATAAAGGAGCCGCAGCCGGCGGAGCATGCCTCGTTCAAAATAACATTTTCAATCACGCCGTCTTTTACCTGCATGCATTTCATATCCTGGCCGCCGATATCCAAAATAAAGTCTACCTCAGGCTCGAAAAATGCCGCCGCTTTATAATGGGCAACCGTTTCGATTTCGCCGATATCCACTTTAAAGGCTGCCTGGGCAAGGCCTTCACCATAGCCTGTAGAACAGGAATTTCTGATATGCACCGTATCAGGCATTTTATGATAAAGTTCTTTTAAGGATTTACTGATTACGTTTAAAGGGTTTGCCTCATTAGAAGCATAATAGGAATAAAGAAGCTCCCCGTTTTCTCCTATGAGGGCAACCTTTGTCGTTGTGGAGCCTGCGTCAATGCCTAAGAAGGCATCCCCTGAATAGGCCGCTAAATCGGCTCTTTTAACTGTTGCCTTATCGTGCCTTTTCTTAAATAACGCATATTCTTCCGGGTCTTTAAACAAAGGCTTGAGGCGGCTGATTTCAAAATCCACCTGACGGTTATAATTTAAATTATGGATAAGTTTCGTAAAGCTTATAACCTTTTGGTCTTTAACGCTTAATGCTGCACCCATGGCGGCAAATAAATGAGAATTTTCAGGAATAATAATTTCGTCCTCTTTCAGTTTTAAAACATCTATAAACCGTTCCCGAAGCTGGTCAAGAAAGTGCAAAGGCCCGCCAAGAAAAGCAACCTTTCCCCTGATGGGCTTTCCGCAGGCAAGGCCGCTGATGGTCTGGCTTACGATAGCCTGAAAAATGGATACGGCTAAGTCTTCTTTTCTTGCCCCTTCATTAATCAAAGGCTGAATATCGCTTTTGGCAAAAACACCGCATCTTGCTGCGATAGGGTATATAATTTTATAATCCTTCGCAAGGTCGTTAAGGCCTGTTGCATCTGTCTGCAAAAGGGTCGCCATCTGGTCGATAAAAGAACCTGTTCCGCCGGCGCAGATGCCGTTCATTCTCTGTTCCAGACCGTCTTTAAAATAAATAATTTTGGCGTCTTCTCCGCCGATTTCTATAGCTACGTCAGTCTGCGGCGCCGTCTGGGTAATCACATTTGAAACGGCCACAACCTCCTGAATGAATTCGGCCCCTACCCACTTTGAAAGGCTTAATCCGCCGGAACCCGTAATCATAGCCTGAAACTCAATGTCTCCAAGCTCTTCCATGGCAGACCTTGCCATGTCTGAAAGGGTTCCCGCTATATTGGAAAAATGCCTTTGATATCTGCCGAAAACAATATTTTTCTCCTGGTCTAAAATCGCTATTTTAATGGTGGTGGAACCGATATCTATTCCCATTGAATATTTTTTCATAAAATCACCTGCTTGCAAAAAGAGTTAAAAAGCTCATCGGCATTTTCCTCCGCCAGCTTTTTGATATTGATTTCTTTTTTTATCATTTTAAGAGACATAAGCCCCTCATTTAAAAGCATTATTTTAAACGCCAATGCCTTAGGGTCCCCGTCGTTACCGTAGGGGTTCCCCTCTCTAGCCGTTTCCAAAATAGAAGCCGCAAGAGCGCATGCCTCGTCAAATACCTTTTTACGAAATTCCATCATATAGTCGAATTTCTTGCTGCCCTCCACAATGAGGCTGAATATTTTAGAAAATGAAATGCTGTCGTCTTTGAAAATTTCCTTCAGGTAGTCCTCATAGCCCAGTAAAAGGCTGCATAAAAGCCGAAGCCTCTCTTTCGGCGAAAGCCTTGATGAACGAACCTTTATAAACAAGTTTTCAAAGTATTCCAATATGTATGTTTTAAATATTTCATATATCAGCTCATCTTTACTTGAATAGTAATGGTAGAAGCAGCCCTTTGTAATTCTTGCGCTCCCTACAATATCATTTACGGAAACATCGCCGATACCGCTATCTATAAAAAGCCTGAAAGAATGGGCGGCTATGTTTTCTTTTTTTGTCATATCTCACACTCCAATGGTTCTCATGTTCCTGTTAAAAATTTTTATGCAGTAAAACGAAACCCTATCAGCCAAAACAAAACCGACCGGTTGGTTTATTATAGAATAAAAAAACACCTTTTTCAACACCTTTTACAGCTTTTTAATATTAAACTATAAAATAAACTTCAATATTCTTAGGGCAAAAATGCAGTTTTTAATATATAAAACCATCTTATAATATTAAATATACAAATTTCCTAATAGATTTTCAAGCCTTTATACTATAAATTATCTAAAGAAAATCATTATTATAACTTAAATATTAAAAATTGCCTAATTATATTTAGCAAACCTGAAAATTAAGTTTGTTAATCCTCTTAGGGAAGTAATTTAAAAATAATTTACAAACTTATTCTTATATAATAAATTTACAGTTAAACAGCAGCAAGTCCGCATATCACCTGGATTTAAAAATTTACCGTTCCCGAAGGAAATCCATATTTTTGAGGCTGCAGTGAATAGATTGTTATTACTTCTTTATAGAAATTTACTCTATCATTTTAAATAAGCTGAGTATAAATTATATAGCCGCAGATCTGCGGCCATATAATTGAGGTAAAATTTTTAATGCAATATAATTATTTTTACGTAAACCGGCAATAAATGTCTGTATCGGGTTGATTCGTATGAAGCAATTAAAAATTGTATAATCCCAAGGTTGTAAATTATTTTTAAGCTCGCGTCTCCTTATGATTAATAAACATCTTTTTAAATTTGTTCGCTATATTTTTTGACCTCTCCGTTAAGCTTCTTACTTCGCATAAATAAGACAGGTATGCTCTTTAAAATTATAAATATTCGTAAGTTCCATATTTATGCCTGATTTTCTTAAAAGGACGGAAAGCTCCCCTACTGTTCTCTGCCGTGCCCCTCTGAAATTCACACTGAGCCGAAAGCCGTAAAGCAAGGCCTCGACAGGCTCTTTTCCGTTTTCAAATAAAATATCTTCATAAATAAAGATATTTTCACAGTCCTTTAAAATATCAGCCATATTGTTTAAAATGCAAATACATTTTTCATCATCATAGTCATGAAGGATATTGGATAAGATTACACAGTCGTATTTTCCTTTAGGGCTGTCTTTAAAAAAATCGCATTCTATATAATGAATATTGCGGCTTAACTCTTTTCCTCTTTCACAGGCCTCCGGCAGGTCAAAAACATAAGAAGAAGCCCCTGTAAAGCTCTCCATAACCGCCGAAAGAAGGCCGCCGGAGCTTCCCCCGATATCGGCTATTTTCTTCCCTGTGAAATCAAATATCCTTGAAATATTCCTTCCGTAGCCATAAGATACTTCATAATTACAGCTATGGTATAACAAAAGCTCGGAGGAACTAAGCCCCTGAAAAAAACTTGGGGGATTTAATTCCTGCATTTTTTCATAGAGGATAGCGCTGTCCTCTTCTAATTGACGGCTTTTGTACTCCTGAAGAAACGCTTCACACCTTTCTTTGTCCGAAATGCCGAAGACATCTAAAATCCGAAGGGCCGCCTTCTCCCCTTCAGGGCATTGGGCAGGAATCTTAAAAAAATCCGTCTTCAATGCAGCATAAGCCGCTTCGTATATAAATTTTATCTGATAATCTTCCATAAGCTCATTCCTTTGTAAAATAAGAATATATAGTAATATAATTTTAAGGTAGTAACAAAAAGCTATTTCTCATAAAAGGCTTCATCTATAGAAGCATTTAAATGATGCCTTTCAAAATACACGCTTTTTGTTACCCTGTTTAAGGTATATTACTATAAGATTGATTAATAGGCTGATATGCGCTTCTAGTCATCGTCCAAACCGTAACCTGGCCACTTTAAAAAAGCCGCTTTAAGCGGCTGGTTTCCTATACAATCTTTTGTATTTTTACATCGTCAAATATTTTAAGCATTTCATCATAGGTGGATATGTCGGAGGTATATGCTGTGGCGCTTCCCGCTGCGACACTCATCTGGAAACTTCTTAAATAATCCCCTGATTTAATCAGTTCTCCGATAAAGGCCCCTACCATTGCATCTCCTACGCCGTTTGTATTTACTACTCTGCCGGGAGGAAATTCAGCTTTGTAAATGCCTTCTTTCGTAAAATATATAGGTCCTTCCCTGCCGTCAAGGGATACAATTACATTTTGAGCACCAAGCTCCACCGCCTTTTTGCCGTAATTCATAACGGCGTCCATGGTTACTATGGTAGTGTCAAACATAATGCCTAGTTCTTTAAGGCTGGGCTTTATGAAAAAGGGCTTTGCACTTATCATTTCCCTTAAAGTGTCCCCGTCGGAATCAACCACAAGGCGAACGTTCTTTGCCTGGGCCGCATCTCCTAAGATTTTATAAAGGCCCATAAGCTCGGGACTGTGAACTGAGCCTGAAAGAAAAAGATAATCCACCTCTGTAATCATATCAAGCTTCCGAAACATTGCTTCAATATCTTTTCTGCTTATTTCCGGGCCTCTTGCGTTTATGACGGTGTCATAGCCTTCGCTTAGGATTTTTATATTTATTCTTGTTTCCCCTTCTATTTCAACAAAGCTCCACCGTATGCCTGCTTTATCCAGAATGCTTCTTACAAACTGCCCCATAAAGCCGCCTACAAACCCCATGGCTATACATTCAACGCCCATGTAATTTAGTATCCTGCATACATTAATTCCTCTTCCCCCTGCAAACATGGTCTCAGAGCTTACCCTGTTATAATAGCCCTTCTGAAGATCCGGAACGTTCAATATATAATCTATAGAGGGGTTTACAGTTAAGGTATATACCATAGAATCACCGCCTTATATCATATTATTTATAGCAACTTACAGCAATTTGTAAAAATAACCGACTTATTTGATATCGTAAATTTAAAACAGAACAGGAACAAAACCCTATATCCATGAGTGCAAAACATGCTGTTTTTGAAGGAAGGCCGTGATTTTGCGTCTGTATCCTGTTCCTTTTTTATA
This is a stretch of genomic DNA from Anaeropeptidivorans aminofermentans. It encodes these proteins:
- a CDS encoding class I SAM-dependent DNA methyltransferase; the protein is MRAYGKFAKVYDLFMENDNELRVAFLENIWIREGTKPSLILDLCCGTGEITSLLHKKGYDMTGIDISEEMLSVARQRDNSPEILYLQQDMREFELYGTVDSILCLSDGLNYLLEPSEVMAVLRLVKNYLNPGGTFIFDINTEHKFKNILGEHNFSAAEDNAAYIWENYYDEEEKINEYMMTFFIKDEETGLFERFQEAHYERAYGIDELSQMLTALSFEIKNIYGGYSGEALTDFSERAVFVCKR
- a CDS encoding 2-hydroxyacyl-CoA dehydratase; this translates as MKKYSMGIDIGSTTIKIAILDQEKNIVFGRYQRHFSNIAGTLSDMARSAMEELGDIEFQAMITGSGGLSLSKWVGAEFIQEVVAVSNVITQTAPQTDVAIEIGGEDAKIIYFKDGLEQRMNGICAGGTGSFIDQMATLLQTDATGLNDLAKDYKIIYPIAARCGVFAKSDIQPLINEGARKEDLAVSIFQAIVSQTISGLACGKPIRGKVAFLGGPLHFLDQLRERFIDVLKLKEDEIIIPENSHLFAAMGAALSVKDQKVISFTKLIHNLNYNRQVDFEISRLKPLFKDPEEYALFKKRHDKATVKRADLAAYSGDAFLGIDAGSTTTKVALIGENGELLYSYYASNEANPLNVISKSLKELYHKMPDTVHIRNSCSTGYGEGLAQAAFKVDIGEIETVAHYKAAAFFEPEVDFILDIGGQDMKCMQVKDGVIENVILNEACSAGCGSFIETFAKGLGMETKDFAKIALVGEKPIDLGSRCTVFMNSRVKQAQKEGAEVSDISAGLAYSVIKNALHKVIKITDPKQMGKKLVVQGGTFYNEAVLRAFELISEREAIRPDIAGLMGAFGAAVIARERYEEGYETGLLDLHGLENLEVEASHARCRRCNNNCLLTINKFSGGRRFISGNRCEKGLGNDKAAEGIPNLFDYKYNRLFAYESLKEEEAVRGTVGIPRVLNIYENYPFWHVFFTNLGYKVVLSGKSDRNIYEKGIESIPSESVCYPAKLAHGHIMDLIEKGVKFIFYPCIAYEKKEMEGANNHYNCPIVTSYPENIKNNVEDLREKHIIFSNPFLNFGDRENLFKRLNEEFSFIDTKLIENAFHKAWNEQECFREDIRKKGEETLKYLEENNMKGVVLAGRPYHVDPEINHGIPELITSYKVAVLTEDSVAHLGNVERPLRVIDQWAYHSRLYAAAFYVRDKENLELVQLNSFGCGLDAVTTDEVHDILSATGKIYTLLKIDEVSNLGSARIRIRSLFAALEERRRQNRGLKPAKPKAERIVFTKEMKKNHTILCPQMSPIHFDLLREAFVSSGYNLEVMPAIDKESVDTGLKYVNNDACYPSLIVVGQLLNALNSGKYDINNVSVLISQTGGGCRATNYIAFIRRALEKANLSHVPVISLNASGLEQNPGMQYTPSLLVRAMQAVIYGDILMRVLYKVRPYEKNKGSADALYYKWNQICKRAVKKGSFKEYKRICKAMVEDFDNLPILDIEKPKVGLVGEILVKFHPTANNDAVNLIESEGAEAVMPDLLDFVMYSLYNAKYKEKYLGASKSKTLTSAVVIKLIEWLRKPMREALDSSRRFKAPVPVERLGEMAEPIVSLCNQTGEGWFLTAEMVELIHSGVNNIVCMQPFACLPNHVTGKGIIKELKRQYPLSNIVAIDYDPGASEVNQLNRIKLMLSAARRNMELDIHYEEAKEPKIFASKKREKAMGVQ
- a CDS encoding TetR/AcrR family transcriptional regulator, which produces MTKKENIAAHSFRLFIDSGIGDVSVNDIVGSARITKGCFYHYYSSKDELIYEIFKTYILEYFENLFIKVRSSRLSPKERLRLLCSLLLGYEDYLKEIFKDDSISFSKIFSLIVEGSKKFDYMMEFRKKVFDEACALAASILETAREGNPYGNDGDPKALAFKIMLLNEGLMSLKMIKKEINIKKLAEENADELFNSFCKQVIL
- a CDS encoding methyltransferase translates to MEDYQIKFIYEAAYAALKTDFFKIPAQCPEGEKAALRILDVFGISDKERCEAFLQEYKSRQLEEDSAILYEKMQELNPPSFFQGLSSSELLLYHSCNYEVSYGYGRNISRIFDFTGKKIADIGGSSGGLLSAVMESFTGASSYVFDLPEACERGKELSRNIHYIECDFFKDSPKGKYDCVILSNILHDYDDEKCICILNNMADILKDCENIFIYEDILFENGKEPVEALLYGFRLSVNFRGARQRTVGELSVLLRKSGINMELTNIYNFKEHTCLIYAK
- a CDS encoding 1-phosphofructokinase family hexose kinase: MVYTLTVNPSIDYILNVPDLQKGYYNRVSSETMFAGGRGINVCRILNYMGVECIAMGFVGGFMGQFVRSILDKAGIRWSFVEIEGETRINIKILSEGYDTVINARGPEISRKDIEAMFRKLDMITEVDYLFLSGSVHSPELMGLYKILGDAAQAKNVRLVVDSDGDTLREMISAKPFFIKPSLKELGIMFDTTIVTMDAVMNYGKKAVELGAQNVIVSLDGREGPIYFTKEGIYKAEFPPGRVVNTNGVGDAMVGAFIGELIKSGDYLRSFQMSVAAGSATAYTSDISTYDEMLKIFDDVKIQKIV